One genomic segment of Catalinimonas alkaloidigena includes these proteins:
- the secDF gene encoding protein translocase subunit SecDF, whose amino-acid sequence MRNKTGIVVLTVIISLLCIYYLSFTLVSNSVQENATEYATTAEGNIDFAKKQEYLDSIWKEPVYNLVGAKFTYQEVKETELNLGLDLRGGMHVVLEVSPIEIIKNLSGNSKDEDFLQALELARQRRSSSQESFTTLFYEAFNEVAPDKQLSNIFVNSATRNRISFSSTDEEVLEVINEEVSNAIDRSFNILRTRIDRFGTSQPNIQRLQNQGRIQIELPGVDNPERVRNLLQGVAKLEFVEVLEPGEFVNSLQEINNMLVAEGMVAGTDDLEALEQDGGTTPDEEELSALVEGESQADTTEGTQDSLDLEEQLGEEGSAEDSLLNSQVSPLFSLLQAPLSYGLVYNLEDTSTINDIIERDDVQSLLPSDLHFVWEVKPRQQDGTDIELLELYSIRRGRGGEAPLTGEVIIDARQDYDEASRPAVSMRMNSEGARKWKRLTANNIGRRVAIILDNRVYSAPVVQGEIPNGNSSISGNFSILEAQDLANILEAGALPAPTRIVEEAIVGPSLGKEAQQQGITSILAGLAVVVLFMLAYYAKGGLIANIALVFNIFFILGILAQLNAALTLPGIAGIVLTIGMSIDANVLIFERIREELRAGSKLRVAISAGYSKAYSSIIDANATTFITAVILYVMGQGPVRGFAVTLMIGIICSFFSAVFITRVVMEWMTRKGDESKVSFSLPYSANMLTNLNFDFMSKRRIAYIFSGSFIVLGMVVLLSQGGLNLGVDFKGGRSYVITFDQSVVPSELQTSFDDEFENASVEVKTYGANNVLKITTSYLVDDESTEADNTVRTQLISGIEEFTGGSFQENATDLGENAFTISSSSKVGATIADDIKQAAQESIVVALIAIFLYILVRFRKWQYGLGAVIALFHDVLFVLSAYAFAGLLGISYEVDQVFIAAMLTIVGYSINDTVIVFDRIRETLGLKPKADTKEAINQSVNDVMSRTLITSVTTLVVVLILLLFGGEVLRGFSFALLVGILVGTYSSIFIASPVVVDLSSRRRKAVATTDKKQKV is encoded by the coding sequence ATGCGTAACAAGACCGGAATAGTTGTTCTGACGGTGATTATCTCACTGTTATGTATTTACTACCTGTCGTTTACCCTGGTATCCAATAGTGTACAGGAAAACGCCACTGAGTATGCAACTACAGCAGAGGGAAACATTGATTTTGCTAAAAAACAGGAATACCTGGACTCTATCTGGAAAGAGCCTGTGTATAATTTGGTAGGTGCTAAATTTACTTATCAGGAAGTAAAAGAAACTGAACTCAATCTGGGGCTGGACTTACGGGGAGGAATGCACGTAGTCTTAGAAGTATCTCCTATAGAGATCATCAAAAACCTCTCGGGGAACAGTAAAGATGAAGACTTCCTCCAGGCACTGGAACTGGCAAGACAACGCCGCTCCAGCAGTCAGGAAAGCTTTACAACCCTTTTCTACGAAGCATTTAATGAAGTGGCTCCTGACAAGCAGCTGAGTAACATTTTTGTAAATTCAGCTACACGTAACCGCATCAGCTTCAGCTCTACTGATGAAGAGGTGCTGGAAGTAATCAACGAAGAAGTGAGCAATGCAATTGACCGTTCTTTTAATATTCTTCGTACACGGATTGACCGCTTTGGAACTTCGCAGCCTAACATTCAGCGCCTGCAGAATCAGGGACGTATTCAGATTGAGCTACCAGGTGTAGATAATCCTGAAAGGGTAAGAAACCTGTTGCAGGGGGTAGCCAAGCTTGAGTTTGTTGAGGTATTAGAACCCGGAGAATTCGTGAATTCTTTGCAAGAGATCAACAATATGCTGGTCGCTGAAGGTATGGTGGCCGGTACTGATGACCTGGAAGCTTTGGAGCAGGATGGAGGCACTACGCCTGATGAAGAAGAACTGTCTGCACTTGTGGAAGGCGAAAGCCAGGCTGATACGACGGAAGGCACTCAGGATAGCCTTGATCTGGAAGAGCAATTGGGTGAAGAAGGATCGGCAGAAGATTCACTGCTCAATTCTCAGGTATCACCGTTATTTAGTTTGTTACAGGCTCCTTTAAGCTATGGACTGGTCTATAACTTAGAAGACACATCCACAATCAACGACATTATTGAGCGTGATGATGTGCAGTCTCTTCTTCCCTCTGACCTCCATTTTGTGTGGGAAGTAAAGCCCAGACAGCAGGATGGTACTGATATAGAGCTATTAGAGCTGTACTCAATACGTCGTGGTCGTGGAGGCGAGGCTCCTCTTACCGGTGAAGTAATTATAGATGCCCGTCAGGATTATGACGAGGCCTCGCGTCCTGCCGTAAGCATGCGCATGAACTCGGAAGGGGCTCGCAAATGGAAACGTCTCACTGCTAACAATATCGGGCGACGAGTTGCCATTATCCTTGATAACCGTGTATACTCGGCTCCGGTAGTACAAGGTGAGATCCCTAACGGAAACTCTTCCATCTCCGGGAACTTCAGTATTCTTGAAGCACAGGATTTAGCTAATATTCTGGAAGCGGGAGCCTTACCGGCACCGACTCGCATTGTGGAAGAAGCTATCGTTGGCCCTTCATTGGGTAAAGAGGCTCAGCAGCAGGGTATCACTTCTATCCTTGCCGGTTTGGCAGTAGTCGTACTTTTCATGCTGGCTTATTACGCGAAAGGTGGACTGATTGCTAACATAGCTTTGGTGTTCAATATCTTCTTCATTCTGGGAATTCTGGCACAGCTCAATGCCGCACTTACCCTTCCGGGTATAGCGGGTATTGTATTAACCATCGGTATGTCCATTGATGCCAACGTGCTGATTTTTGAACGTATCCGTGAAGAACTCAGGGCTGGTTCTAAGCTCAGGGTCGCTATCAGCGCTGGTTATAGCAAAGCATACAGTTCCATTATCGATGCCAATGCCACCACTTTCATTACGGCGGTTATATTGTACGTAATGGGGCAGGGACCAGTGAGAGGTTTTGCGGTTACTTTAATGATAGGTATTATCTGTTCATTCTTCTCCGCGGTATTTATCACCCGTGTTGTTATGGAGTGGATGACTCGCAAAGGTGATGAGAGCAAAGTATCCTTCTCACTGCCTTATTCGGCCAATATGCTTACCAACCTCAACTTTGATTTTATGTCAAAGAGAAGAATAGCCTATATTTTCTCAGGTAGCTTCATTGTGTTAGGAATGGTAGTGCTTCTAAGCCAGGGAGGACTCAATTTAGGGGTGGACTTTAAAGGAGGACGCTCTTACGTAATTACTTTTGATCAGTCTGTGGTACCTTCTGAACTGCAAACTTCATTTGATGATGAGTTCGAGAACGCCAGTGTGGAAGTAAAGACGTATGGCGCTAACAATGTACTTAAGATTACCACCAGTTATCTGGTAGACGATGAATCTACTGAAGCTGATAACACGGTAAGAACCCAGCTTATCAGCGGAATAGAGGAATTTACCGGCGGCAGCTTTCAAGAAAACGCAACTGACTTAGGTGAAAACGCATTTACCATTTCCAGTTCATCTAAAGTAGGAGCAACGATAGCGGATGATATCAAGCAGGCTGCACAAGAGTCAATCGTAGTGGCATTGATTGCTATCTTCTTGTACATTCTGGTGCGTTTCCGCAAGTGGCAGTATGGTTTGGGTGCGGTAATTGCCCTATTCCACGATGTACTGTTTGTACTATCTGCCTACGCATTTGCCGGCTTACTGGGCATCAGTTATGAAGTGGATCAGGTATTTATCGCCGCTATGCTGACGATTGTAGGTTACTCTATTAACGATACTGTGATTGTGTTTGACCGTATCCGCGAAACATTGGGCCTCAAGCCTAAAGCAGATACGAAAGAGGCGATCAACCAGTCAGTAAATGATGTGATGTCCAGAACGCTGATTACCTCAGTTACTACGCTGGTGGTGGTATTGATCCTTCTTCTTTTTGGTGGTGAAGTACTGAGAGGTTTCTCATTCGCCTTATTGGTCGGTATTCTGGTAGGTACTTACTCATCCATCTTTATCGCTTCTCCTGTGGTGGTTGACCTTTCTTCTCGTAGAAGAAAAGCAGTTGCTACAACAGACAAGAAGCAAAAGGTCTAA
- a CDS encoding YcxB family protein, protein MIVKTKKYKLETGTYIKLAMLNIVKEQWWVFLIAVAIACGAFFIWSWWWIIGAGIALVLYFLFWLIQFAGVTQLEQNKILFERLSYEINSQQLMIKVNPKQGMPLKWEMIKKAQIGKDYFLLIVSKAQLVHLPFRIFNTENEKKFVETILKRKGYVKQ, encoded by the coding sequence ATGATTGTAAAGACCAAAAAATATAAGCTGGAAACAGGAACTTATATCAAGCTGGCAATGCTCAACATTGTCAAAGAACAGTGGTGGGTATTTCTGATCGCCGTCGCCATTGCCTGCGGAGCCTTTTTTATCTGGTCGTGGTGGTGGATTATCGGAGCGGGCATTGCCTTAGTGTTATACTTCTTGTTCTGGCTGATCCAGTTTGCCGGAGTAACCCAGTTGGAGCAAAATAAAATTCTGTTTGAAAGGCTGAGCTATGAAATTAACAGCCAGCAGTTGATGATCAAAGTAAACCCCAAACAGGGCATGCCCCTGAAGTGGGAGATGATTAAAAAAGCTCAGATTGGTAAAGACTATTTCCTTTTGATTGTCTCTAAAGCACAGTTGGTGCACTTACCCTTCCGTATTTTTAATACTGAAAACGAGAAAAAATTTGTAGAGACTATTCTGAAAAGAAAAGGCTATGTGAAGCAGTAG
- a CDS encoding alpha-ketoacid dehydrogenase subunit alpha/beta, which produces MESTKTYQEDITHKLSVEEILTDYRIAWESRHASIIGRKEVFMGKAKFGVFGDGKEVAQIAMAKAFRKGDFRSGYYRDQTFMFALGEITIQQFFAQLYAHATLEADPSSGGRMMNAHFGSRMVDMQSGKFHSQTDTYNSSSDISPTAGQIPRAVGFAYASKLYRENPALQGEAYEAFSHHGDEVTFATIGDAATSEGMFLETINAAGVLQIPLILSVWDDDFGISVPKEYHTTKLSISEALSGFQRTENEPGLEIFRVKGWDYEKLCEAYRIAANIARSEHVPVLMHVEDLTQPQGHSTSGSHERYKTKERLAWEKEYDCNLKMREWILQNGFSTDEELDAIERQASETAKKAKNEAWKAYRSELDTELKQLSGLVLNVAEKSPQKEKVKEIHHELKKTLGPIRLDGVKAAKKTLRLTAGESSDERQALLKWLKKSESDNYDRFNAHLYSETASSALKVEEVKPVFDENNSPVDGREVLQACFDHILKRDPRVFAIGEDVGKIGDVNQGFAGLQEKHGEIRVTDTGIRETTIIGQGIGSAIRGLRPITEIQYLDYIFYALATLTDDLASLRYRTRGGQSAPLIIRTRGHRLEGIWHSGSPIGSILHSLRGIYLLVPRNMVQAAGFYNTMLLSDDPCIIIECLNGYRLKERVPTNLDEFTVPLGQPEIIREGNDITIVTYGSMCRVVMQASEQLEQFGISCEVIDVQTLLPFDINHTILESVKKTNRVIFADEDVPGGASAYMMQQVLEEQGAYHFLDSAPKTISSAPNRPAYGSDGDYFSKPNQEDIFDTAYALMFEFDPERYKDLYK; this is translated from the coding sequence GTGGAATCTACTAAAACATACCAAGAAGATATAACCCATAAGCTTTCTGTAGAAGAGATTCTAACCGATTATCGTATAGCCTGGGAAAGTCGGCATGCCAGCATAATCGGTCGTAAAGAGGTGTTTATGGGAAAAGCTAAGTTTGGCGTATTCGGGGATGGTAAAGAAGTAGCGCAAATTGCTATGGCCAAAGCATTCCGCAAAGGAGACTTTCGTTCCGGATATTACCGCGATCAGACATTTATGTTTGCGCTGGGAGAAATAACGATACAGCAGTTCTTTGCCCAACTTTATGCCCATGCAACTCTGGAAGCAGACCCTTCGTCCGGAGGGCGAATGATGAATGCTCACTTTGGCTCCCGTATGGTAGATATGCAAAGTGGTAAATTTCATAGTCAGACTGATACCTACAACTCGAGCTCTGATATCTCACCCACTGCCGGACAAATTCCGCGTGCGGTAGGTTTTGCTTACGCTTCCAAGCTCTATCGTGAAAATCCCGCTCTTCAGGGAGAAGCCTATGAGGCCTTTTCTCATCATGGAGATGAAGTGACATTTGCTACTATCGGTGATGCTGCCACTTCTGAGGGGATGTTTCTGGAAACTATCAATGCTGCCGGTGTATTACAAATTCCTTTAATATTATCGGTATGGGATGACGATTTTGGTATTTCTGTTCCTAAAGAGTACCATACTACCAAGCTCAGTATATCTGAGGCGCTTTCCGGTTTCCAAAGGACTGAAAATGAGCCGGGGCTGGAAATTTTCAGAGTCAAAGGCTGGGATTACGAAAAGCTGTGTGAAGCTTATCGCATAGCGGCTAATATTGCTCGTAGCGAACATGTACCCGTATTAATGCATGTAGAAGACCTTACGCAACCCCAAGGGCATTCTACCTCTGGGTCGCACGAAAGGTACAAAACCAAAGAAAGGCTGGCCTGGGAAAAAGAGTACGACTGTAATTTAAAAATGCGGGAGTGGATACTACAAAATGGCTTCTCCACGGACGAGGAATTGGATGCTATCGAGCGACAAGCGTCAGAAACAGCAAAAAAAGCAAAAAATGAAGCCTGGAAAGCCTATCGTTCTGAGCTAGATACCGAACTGAAGCAGCTTTCCGGCCTGGTATTGAATGTAGCTGAAAAGAGCCCGCAAAAAGAAAAAGTAAAGGAAATTCATCATGAGCTCAAAAAGACGCTAGGGCCTATTCGGCTGGATGGAGTGAAAGCCGCCAAAAAAACATTGCGTCTTACGGCCGGTGAGTCAAGTGATGAACGCCAGGCATTGCTTAAATGGTTGAAAAAAAGTGAGTCGGACAACTACGACAGGTTCAACGCGCATCTTTACAGCGAAACGGCTTCATCCGCTCTTAAGGTAGAAGAAGTAAAACCTGTCTTTGATGAAAACAATAGCCCTGTAGACGGGCGTGAGGTTTTACAGGCCTGCTTTGATCATATACTAAAGCGTGACCCACGTGTATTTGCCATAGGTGAGGATGTAGGTAAAATAGGAGATGTTAATCAGGGGTTTGCTGGTTTACAGGAAAAGCATGGAGAGATTAGAGTAACCGATACCGGTATTCGGGAGACTACAATCATTGGTCAGGGGATAGGTAGTGCGATTCGGGGTTTACGTCCTATCACTGAGATTCAATATCTGGATTACATTTTTTATGCGCTTGCCACCCTTACAGACGACTTAGCCTCACTACGATATAGAACCCGTGGAGGGCAGAGTGCTCCTTTAATCATCCGCACCCGTGGTCATCGCCTGGAAGGTATATGGCATTCGGGTTCACCCATAGGTTCAATTTTGCATAGCCTGAGAGGTATCTATCTCTTGGTACCCAGAAATATGGTGCAGGCAGCAGGCTTTTACAATACTATGTTACTCTCAGATGACCCATGCATAATCATTGAATGCCTTAATGGTTATCGTCTAAAAGAACGTGTACCCACTAATCTGGATGAGTTTACTGTGCCTCTCGGGCAGCCGGAAATTATTCGTGAAGGTAATGATATTACCATTGTCACCTATGGGTCTATGTGTAGAGTAGTGATGCAGGCGTCTGAGCAGTTAGAACAATTTGGCATTAGTTGCGAAGTAATAGATGTTCAGACATTGCTACCTTTCGATATTAATCATACTATACTAGAGTCTGTAAAAAAGACTAACAGGGTGATTTTTGCCGATGAAGATGTGCCTGGAGGAGCTTCAGCATATATGATGCAACAGGTATTAGAAGAGCAGGGAGCATATCACTTCCTTGACTCAGCTCCTAAGACTATCAGCAGTGCACCTAATCGTCCTGCCTACGGATCTGATGGCGATTATTTTTCTAAGCCCAATCAGGAAGATATATTTGATACTGCCTATGCTTTAATGTTTGAATTTGACCCGGAGCGTTATAAAGATCTGTACAAATAA